The Triticum urartu cultivar G1812 chromosome 6, Tu2.1, whole genome shotgun sequence genome includes the window tgtctatggttaggaaaactttaaccatcttttgatcaacgagctagtctagtagaggcttactagggacttagtatttgtttatttattcacacatgtatttacgTTTCCgttcaatacaattctagcatgaataataaacctttatgatgaataaggaaatatgatagtaaccaatttattattgcctctagggcatatttccaacaaaaccTCCTTTGGATAGTCTTCATGGATTCATCGACCACCATTTACCAATGCATCCCTCCTACCTACGGCTTTGAAGGGTAGCCTTATCATTTTTCAAGGACTCACAGCCTATTAATAGCCCCCGACGGGCATGCAATCTCATTCACTCCCACTTGAATAAACTCAAGTGGAGAAGCACACCCCTTTCATAGGACCACATTTCGTTGGAGCTCGGTTTTCGGGGTCCGATGGACCTCGTAAGGCTTGGATCGCCGATAGTTAGGGAGTTTCGGAAAAGGTTACGCTCTCGGCGTTCTCTGAGACAAGCCCATCTCTCGATTCCGCTCTTCATATAGGAGTAGGCTACGCTCTCGTGAGGCGTCTGAACCTATTCAAAAAATATCCACGAGTCAAACTTGGTTGTGTACTCCAACCTTCTCTATAAGACGACGTGCACACCTCCGCTCATATTATTCTTGACCACGTTACTAACGACACCATAGTCAAAAGTTATTTTCATAACAACACGTATACGTGTTACTCAAGCCTACAAGCAAGATCCAACACATTATGACGACATTTTTATTGACTTGTACATAATTCTTCTTACAAAAACTAACATTGTTTACACCATAAGTCAAATGCATAGTTCATCTTACTCAAACCAATATTGCTTACACGAAAAGGTAAAACACAGAGTTCATCTTACAAAAGCCAACATTGTTTACACCGATAATTAAGAACAACCAAATATTGGCTTAAATGTGCACCTTGTCAGATAGCTCTGAGCTTAATTTGCGCACCATGCATCGGTTGTAATGTCATCACGGTGTGCGGTGCATGCGTATACGATGATGGGAGTTCAAACTTGAAATGTTGAAGGATCATGCTTAGCGCCATCTTGGCTTCGAGCATTGCAAAGTTCTGGCCGATGCACACCCGTGGCCCCCAACCAAATGACAAGAAGGCGCCCGGATGCTTGGATGCCTTGAAAATCCCCTGGGCAAATCGCTCTGGTTTGAACTCATTGGCATCACTTCCCCATATGTCTGGATCATGATTGATGAATAGAACGGGCACCTCGACGAACACGCCCGAGGGGTATCTGACGCCTCCGATGTCCATGTCTTTATATGTTTTTCGGCTAAAAGTTGTAGCCGATGGATACAACCGAAGAACCTCATGAAGGATCATGGTCACCTAAAATTAGTGGAAAGATAAAAATCAATTATTTATACCTTCAAAGTCATGTTACCTTCCGCGGTTAAGAAAACAAAATACATTAATTTAAGCTAGCACTCACCGTTTTGAGTCGGCTAAGGCCCTCATACTCGGGTTTGTTCTTCCTAAATAAACCTAGGACCTCCTCCCTCGCAAGGTCTTGCCATTCTGGATGCATGCTTAGTACAATCATTGTCCACGTCAGCAATACGGACGTTGTCTCCATTCCTGCCAAGTAAAATTGCTTGCACTCCTGGATGACATCTTCCATTGCCATTCCTTGCCTAGGTTGGCCATTCTCGTCCACGTCCTTCATATTTGACTCTAGCAACAGGCCTAGTAGATCATTTTCGGATTTTTTACCTTCTTCCATAGCTTGCATTCTTTTATTAATTAGACCTTGTAAGATTGATTCGACCTCCTTATTGTTTTTGCGCATCTTCAAATTGTTCTTGGTGGGCAAGAATCTGCGGTACATCAGGCAGGTCCCATGACGTAAAAAAAGTGTAACCAAAAGGAAAAATATTCATGACTAGCGTTGATTGCGATTTTTAAGAAATTTAATCCATTGAAAAATTAGCAAAAGCGAGGAAAAACCCAAGAATCACATAATAACTTACAGGTAACCCGGAATAATAATCCTCTGGACTGCACCAACAAAGAGCTTAGCTTGTTCGGACTGCAGTTGGAATATCCGCCTTCCTTCGAGATAACTGCTTCCGAAAGCTGTGCGGGAAATGACATCCCCGGTGAGGTTCTGGAGCTCCGGCCACACATCCACCTCGCACGATCCGTCAGAACCATCCAACTCCTTCCATCTGGTGATAAGCTCTTCACAGCTCGCAGAAAAAGCCGGTAGCATGAGCTgcaaattgagccataaactaaCGGAAGCATGAGCTCCATCTGGTGACATATATACGTATAATCTTTCTAAAGTTGAAATTGAAGCGAAATTCGAAGATAACGTAAATAAATTGTTCATTATATACCACACAAACTGAAATGAAATTTGTCTAAATTGTGTGCAATTTTTTCCGCTGACCTTGAGCTTCTCAAGATGGAACGCGGGATTGAGGATCCTCCTGTGTTTGACCCATTTCTCCCCCTCATGGGTGGTGAGGCCGTTGCCGAGCAGCTTGGTGAGAGCCGGGAACTGGGGCTTCTCGAAGTGGCCAAACTTGTTGGACAGCACGTCcttgataagctcagggtcaGTGATGGCCACGTTGGCCACCGGTCCGAACCAAGAGAAGCAGGGCTTGCCGTTGTCCCGGACGTTGTTGTGGAGGAACGGGATGACGCGGGGCACGATGTCGTGGCAGCGCAGCGGCAATGGCTTGGACCAGGCCTCGTCGTTGAGCCGGCCGAAGTCCTTGAGGTCGCCCATGAGGAAGCGGTACCGCGTGCCGCCGACGCCCTGCGCGCGCAGCGTTCGCTCCAGCCGCCGCGGGCGCCACCACAGCCGGTCCAGCAGCAGGCGGGCCTGCCACAGGAGCGCAGAGCCCGTGAGCCCGTACAGGAGGTAGCTCCATGGCACTGCCGTCGCCGCAGCTGCAAGGTCAAAAGCCATTTTTCTCAATGGTCAAGAGAGGTTGGGCTACTAGAAGCTAAAAGAGTGTGCATTGACTGGTGGCACATTTGGCATCGTCTTATATAGAGGTGTCACTGGTTAGGAGGTTGATTAGGAGCTTGATTAGTCTCCTCTTTGTATTTGTTTTAACATTTCTTGGAGTGTAAGACTGGTTTGGCATCGTGTTATGTAGCGGTGTCACTGTGTTGTTGGATCACTGTCTTCGTCCCATTTGTTAAATGATTTCTTGCGGTAGAAGACTAATGGATATGC containing:
- the LOC125512491 gene encoding cytochrome P450 CYP72A219-like; the protein is MAFDLAAAATAVPWSYLLYGLTGSALLWQARLLLDRLWWRPRRLERTLRAQGVGGTRYRFLMGDLKDFGRLNDEAWSKPLPLRCHDIVPRVIPFLHNNVRDNGKPCFSWFGPVANVAITDPELIKDVLSNKFGHFEKPQFPALTKLLGNGLTTHEGEKWVKHRRILNPAFHLEKLKLMLPAFSASCEELITRWKELDGSDGSCEVDVWPELQNLTGDVISRTAFGSSYLEGRRIFQLQSEQAKLFVGAVQRIIIPGYLFLPTKNNLKMRKNNKEVESILQGLINKRMQAMEEGKKSENDLLGLLLESNMKDVDENGQPRQGMAMEDVIQECKQFYLAGMETTSVLLTWTMIVLSMHPEWQDLAREEVLGLFRKNKPEYEGLSRLKTVTMILHEVLRLYPSATTFSRKTYKDMDIGGVRYPSGVFVEVPVLFINHDPDIWGSDANEFKPERFAQGIFKASKHPGAFLSFGWGPRVCIGQNFAMLEAKMALSMILQHFKFELPSSYTHAPHTVMTLQPMHGAQIKLRAI